One Betaproteobacteria bacterium genomic region harbors:
- a CDS encoding cytochrome c, which produces MNKLWIAMIAVAGLVVAGNAVAGGDAAKGKEKAAVCSACHGADGNTPLSPEYPRLAGQPNDYLEKALRDYKSGKRKNPLMGPQAQNLSKQDMKDLATYFAGLSGHLKVKY; this is translated from the coding sequence ATGAACAAGTTGTGGATCGCGATGATTGCCGTGGCCGGGTTGGTCGTGGCCGGCAACGCTGTCGCCGGAGGAGATGCGGCGAAGGGCAAGGAAAAAGCTGCCGTCTGTAGCGCCTGTCATGGCGCCGATGGCAACACACCGCTGTCCCCCGAATATCCGAGACTGGCTGGCCAACCGAATGACTATCTGGAAAAGGCGTTGCGCGACTACAAGTCCGGCAAGCGCAAGAATCCGCTGATGGGTCCACAAGCACAGAACCTGTCCAAACAGGATATGAAGGATCTGGCGACGTATTTCGCCGGTCTGAGCGGCCATCTCAAGGTCAAATACTGA
- a CDS encoding FAD-dependent oxidoreductase yields the protein MNISVDLPSTPQLRLQFALRFEDFYRREGLLRVDAAFVDFLGQAEPALRERLESLRGNHPPLPPKQESEFLIAVAGHLDDFIARLFGIEDEAGALSARHFELAPLYSCKRLFVQRKAVNTYKAEAAAGFDGTRLEAQLAAWFDADFSELVFARHVTAWLKDESANADKLDAALRYAAWAVHTHEGQHKHHAGVLFKMPKKLDFQRLVPAETHNENGVTVHTLSHIRRRQGFALTDSGTDLVGALNETNYCIWCHEQEKDSCSHGLKEKPSSAEARPAFKKTVFGVPLAGCPLEERISEFQKLKTEGVAVGALAMIALDNPMVAATGHRICNDCMKSCIYQKQEPVNIPQAETRTLKDVLELPWGFEIYSLLTRWNPLDLKRPFPRAASGRRVLIAGLGPAGFTVAHYLMNDGHTVVGVDGLKIEPLPAQFSGIDAFGTRVAFEPIHDVESLYESLDDRIMAGFGGVAEYGITVRWDKNFLKLIRLLLQRREEFALFGGVRFGGTLEVDDAFSLGFDHVVLAAGAGRPTVLDIPNGLAPGVRTASDFLMALQLTGAAKNDSIANMQLRLPVVVIGGGLTAVDTATESLAYYPLQVEKFLRRYETLCAEGGKDKVRASWNASERNIAEEWLIHARLLRAERAKAAEEGREPHLLELLQSWGGVTIAYRKRLIDSPSYTLNHEEIEKALEEGVRFAENLTPAAVEVDEFGYASGLTVTSKTTRADCTTETITTTLPARAVLVAAGTQPNTVLAREDAHNFHLDGRYFQACDENGDQIKPEKSAKPATPQVLLSRRPDGRFVSFFGDLHPSFFGNVVKAMGGAKQGYPSVSRVLAKTQPAYPGNDADFFARLNDELRATVHEVIRLTPTIVEVVVRAPQAARKFRPGQFYRLQNFESLAKTADGTRLAMEGLALTGAWVDRDKGLVSTIVLEMGGSSDLCALLKPGEPVILMGPTGSPTEILANETVTLVGGGLGNAVLFSIGQALRAAGSRVLYFAGYKKIIDRYKVAEIEAAADVVIWCCDEAPGFAPARPGDRSFVGNIVQAMAAYAAGKLGEQPIAFSAADRIIAIGSDRMMAAVAKARHGVLAAHLKPHHFAIGSINSPMQCMMKEICAQCLQPQVDPVSGERSYVFSCFNQDQPLDRVDFAGLAARLAQNSVQEKLTAQWIDRCLTHAGHRPPT from the coding sequence ATGAATATCAGTGTCGACCTGCCCAGCACGCCGCAATTGAGGCTCCAATTCGCCCTGCGATTCGAGGATTTCTATCGCCGGGAAGGCCTGTTGCGGGTGGACGCGGCCTTTGTGGATTTCCTGGGTCAGGCGGAGCCGGCGCTACGTGAACGCCTGGAGTCCTTGCGCGGAAATCACCCACCGCTGCCGCCAAAGCAGGAATCGGAATTTCTGATCGCGGTAGCCGGCCATCTCGATGATTTCATCGCGCGCCTGTTCGGCATCGAAGACGAAGCAGGCGCACTGTCGGCACGTCATTTCGAACTTGCGCCGCTGTATTCCTGCAAGCGGCTGTTCGTGCAACGCAAGGCCGTCAACACTTACAAGGCTGAGGCTGCTGCCGGTTTCGACGGTACCCGACTCGAAGCGCAGCTCGCTGCGTGGTTCGACGCCGACTTCAGCGAACTGGTGTTTGCGCGTCACGTTACCGCCTGGTTGAAAGATGAATCCGCCAACGCGGACAAGCTCGATGCTGCGTTGCGCTATGCAGCCTGGGCGGTGCATACGCACGAGGGACAGCACAAGCATCATGCGGGCGTGCTCTTCAAGATGCCGAAGAAGCTCGACTTCCAGCGCCTGGTGCCGGCGGAAACGCACAACGAGAACGGCGTTACCGTCCACACGCTCTCCCACATCCGCCGGCGCCAAGGCTTCGCGCTCACGGATTCCGGCACCGACCTGGTCGGCGCCCTGAACGAGACCAACTACTGCATCTGGTGCCATGAGCAGGAAAAGGATTCCTGCTCGCACGGATTGAAGGAGAAGCCCTCGTCCGCGGAGGCCAGGCCGGCATTCAAAAAAACCGTGTTCGGCGTGCCGCTTGCCGGTTGCCCGTTGGAAGAACGCATCTCCGAATTCCAGAAACTCAAGACCGAAGGCGTGGCCGTCGGCGCGTTGGCGATGATCGCGCTGGACAATCCGATGGTCGCGGCGACAGGCCATCGCATCTGCAATGACTGCATGAAATCCTGCATCTACCAGAAGCAGGAACCGGTCAACATCCCGCAGGCCGAGACGCGCACGCTCAAGGATGTGCTGGAGCTGCCTTGGGGCTTCGAGATCTACTCGTTGCTCACGCGCTGGAATCCACTCGACCTGAAGCGGCCGTTCCCGCGTGCGGCGAGCGGCCGTCGCGTATTGATCGCCGGACTGGGTCCCGCGGGGTTCACCGTCGCCCATTACCTGATGAACGACGGCCACACCGTGGTGGGCGTGGATGGACTGAAAATCGAACCGCTGCCGGCCCAGTTCTCCGGAATCGATGCCTTTGGGACACGCGTGGCCTTCGAGCCCATCCACGACGTCGAGTCTCTGTACGAATCCCTTGACGACCGCATCATGGCCGGCTTTGGCGGCGTCGCCGAGTACGGCATCACGGTGCGCTGGGACAAGAATTTCCTCAAGCTGATCCGCCTGCTGTTGCAGCGCCGTGAGGAGTTCGCCTTGTTCGGCGGCGTGCGCTTCGGCGGCACGCTGGAGGTCGACGACGCTTTTTCCCTTGGCTTCGATCATGTCGTGCTGGCCGCCGGCGCCGGCCGTCCGACCGTGCTCGACATTCCCAACGGCCTGGCGCCCGGTGTGCGCACCGCATCCGATTTCCTGATGGCGCTGCAACTGACCGGCGCGGCGAAGAACGATTCGATCGCCAACATGCAACTGCGGCTGCCCGTCGTCGTAATCGGCGGCGGCCTGACCGCCGTCGACACCGCCACCGAGTCGCTGGCCTATTACCCGTTGCAGGTCGAAAAATTCCTCCGCCGCTACGAAACACTGTGCGCGGAGGGCGGCAAAGACAAAGTGCGCGCCTCGTGGAATGCGTCCGAGAGGAACATCGCCGAAGAGTGGCTGATCCACGCGCGGTTGCTGCGTGCTGAGCGCGCCAAGGCGGCCGAGGAAGGTCGGGAACCGCATCTCCTCGAACTGCTGCAGTCCTGGGGCGGAGTCACCATCGCCTATCGCAAGCGCCTGATCGACAGTCCTTCGTACACTCTCAACCACGAGGAAATCGAAAAAGCGCTGGAAGAAGGCGTCCGCTTTGCCGAGAACCTGACTCCCGCCGCTGTTGAAGTGGACGAGTTCGGTTATGCCAGCGGCCTGACCGTCACGAGCAAGACGACACGAGCGGACTGCACCACCGAGACCATCACCACTACGTTGCCGGCGCGGGCCGTGCTGGTTGCCGCCGGCACGCAGCCCAACACGGTGCTGGCACGCGAGGACGCGCACAACTTTCATCTCGACGGCCGCTATTTTCAGGCTTGCGACGAAAACGGCGATCAGATCAAGCCGGAGAAAAGCGCCAAGCCGGCTACGCCACAAGTGTTGCTATCCCGTCGCCCGGATGGGCGCTTCGTCAGCTTCTTCGGCGACCTGCATCCTTCTTTCTTCGGCAACGTGGTCAAGGCCATGGGCGGTGCCAAGCAGGGTTATCCGTCGGTGAGCCGCGTGCTCGCCAAAACACAACCCGCCTATCCAGGTAACGATGCCGACTTCTTTGCCCGGCTCAACGACGAACTGCGCGCCACCGTGCATGAAGTCATCCGCCTTACCCCAACCATCGTCGAAGTCGTGGTGCGGGCGCCGCAGGCCGCCAGGAAATTCCGGCCCGGACAGTTCTACCGGCTGCAGAACTTCGAATCGCTGGCCAAGACAGCGGACGGTACACGGCTGGCGATGGAAGGCCTGGCGCTGACCGGCGCCTGGGTGGACCGGGACAAGGGACTGGTCTCCACGATCGTGCTGGAAATGGGCGGGTCTTCGGATCTGTGCGCATTGCTCAAGCCCGGCGAACCCGTGATCCTCATGGGCCCAACCGGTTCCCCGACCGAGATCCTCGCGAACGAGACCGTGACGCTGGTCGGCGGTGGTTTGGGCAATGCGGTGCTGTTTTCGATCGGGCAGGCTTTGCGCGCCGCCGGCTCGCGCGTGCTGTACTTCGCCGGCTACAAGAAAATCATCGACCGCTACAAGGTCGCGGAAATCGAAGCTGCGGCCGACGTCGTCATATGGTGCTGCGACGAGGCGCCCGGATTTGCACCGGCCCGCCCCGGCGACCGCAGCTTCGTCGGCAATATCGTGCAGGCAATGGCGGCTTATGCCGCCGGCAAGCTGGGCGAGCAGCCCATCGCATTCAGTGCCGCGGATCGCATCATTGCGATCGGTTCAGACCGCATGATGGCGGCAGTGGCCAAGGCGCGCCATGGCGTACTGGCGGCTCACCTGAAGCCGCATCATTTTGCGATTGGCTCGATCAACTCGCCGATGCAATGCATGATGAAGGAGATCTGCGCACAGTGCCTGCAGCCGCAGGTGGATCCGGTCTCCGGCGAACGCTCTTACGTGTTCTCCTGCTTCAACCAGGATCAGCCGCTCGATCGCGTTGATTTCGCCGGTCTCGCCGCGCGGCTCGCGCAGAACTCGGTACAGGAAAAGCTGACCGCGCAATGGATCGACCGTTGCCTAACCCACGCCGGCCACCGGCCGCCTACCTAA
- a CDS encoding quinone-dependent dihydroorotate dehydrogenase, whose product MLYSLARPFLFQLDPERAHRSTMRALDIAHRFGLTGLIAGRSPSSPRNVMGLQFPNPVGLAAGLDKNGEHIDALGALGFGFIEIGTVTPRPQPGNPTPRMFRIAQARAIINRMGFNNDGVERLLMNVSRARYRGILGINIGKNFDTPLERAAEDYLYCMRKVYTAASYITVNISSPNTENLRQLQQSGELDSLLGALTRERRKLADRYGKRVPLAVKIAPDLTQADIAGMAALFIEHGIDAVIATNTTISRESVGGLPDADQAGGLSGAPLTVRSTEIVRQLAAALAGRVPIIAAGGILSGADAREKLAAGASLVQLYSGLVYEGPALVGKVAQALARNGENS is encoded by the coding sequence ATGCTTTATAGCCTCGCCCGGCCATTCCTGTTTCAGCTCGACCCGGAACGCGCGCACCGCAGCACAATGCGCGCACTCGACATCGCCCACCGCTTCGGATTGACCGGCCTGATCGCCGGCCGGTCACCTTCCTCCCCACGCAACGTCATGGGCCTGCAATTTCCCAACCCGGTGGGACTCGCCGCCGGTCTGGACAAGAATGGCGAACACATCGATGCGCTCGGCGCGCTTGGCTTCGGCTTCATCGAGATCGGCACGGTCACGCCGCGGCCACAGCCCGGCAATCCGACGCCGCGCATGTTCCGCATCGCGCAGGCACGCGCGATCATCAACCGCATGGGCTTCAACAACGACGGCGTCGAACGCCTGCTGATGAATGTCTCGCGCGCACGCTATCGCGGCATACTCGGCATCAACATCGGCAAGAATTTCGACACTCCGCTCGAACGCGCCGCGGAGGACTACCTGTATTGCATGCGCAAGGTCTATACGGCGGCGAGCTACATAACAGTCAACATTTCATCGCCCAATACTGAAAATCTGCGCCAACTGCAGCAGTCCGGAGAACTCGATAGTTTGCTGGGCGCGTTGACCAGAGAACGCCGCAAACTCGCCGACCGATACGGCAAACGCGTTCCACTCGCCGTCAAGATCGCGCCCGATCTGACGCAAGCCGATATTGCCGGCATGGCTGCGCTGTTCATCGAGCATGGCATCGACGCGGTGATCGCGACCAACACCACGATCTCACGCGAAAGCGTCGGCGGACTGCCGGATGCAGACCAGGCCGGCGGGCTGAGCGGAGCACCGCTGACCGTGCGCTCCACGGAAATCGTCCGACAGCTTGCCGCCGCCCTTGCCGGGCGGGTTCCGATCATCGCCGCCGGCGGCATCCTGTCGGGGGCGGACGCACGCGAAAAACTCGCTGCCGGCGCAAGCCTGGTCCAGCTCTACAGCGGCCTGGTTTACGAAGGGCCCGCGCTGGTCGGAAAAGTCGCCCAAGCGCTTGCGCGAAACGGCGAAAATAGCTGA
- a CDS encoding MBL fold metallo-hydrolase encodes MFPFLMRAIRFAAAAIAMLPLTLLAREALHPEKVADGVYAFIGDAGEISAANRGFVGNSGFIVGPSGVIVIDTGTSYRHGRRMLEAIAQITDKPVELAIVTHAVQEFLFGNAAFAERGVPILAHRETTKLMKARCERCLENLKPVLGEELEGTRLVPPQRDIDATTTIEVGGRRLELLYLGWASTPGDLAVLDPDSGVLFAGGMVSIGRIPDIRDSDFEGWQRALRELAGFWPARIVPGFGPVSDPGAITQTAAYLDALDQTVKTLYAESSSLMEAVEKAILPAYRDWSMYATTHRQNALHRYLQLELQDLGADPRSTALPQR; translated from the coding sequence ATGTTCCCGTTCCTGATGCGCGCCATCCGTTTTGCCGCCGCCGCCATCGCGATGCTGCCGTTGACGTTGCTCGCCCGGGAGGCGCTCCATCCGGAAAAGGTCGCCGATGGCGTCTATGCTTTCATCGGCGACGCCGGGGAAATCTCCGCGGCGAATCGCGGCTTCGTCGGCAACAGCGGTTTCATCGTCGGGCCTTCCGGCGTGATCGTCATCGATACCGGCACCTCCTATCGACATGGCCGCCGCATGCTGGAGGCGATCGCGCAAATCACCGACAAGCCGGTGGAACTGGCGATCGTCACCCATGCAGTGCAGGAATTCCTGTTCGGCAATGCGGCGTTCGCCGAACGCGGCGTCCCGATCCTCGCCCATCGGGAAACGACGAAGTTGATGAAGGCGCGTTGCGAACGCTGTCTGGAAAATCTCAAGCCGGTGCTGGGCGAAGAACTCGAAGGGACCCGGCTGGTCCCACCACAACGCGACATCGATGCCACCACGACCATCGAGGTGGGCGGCCGCCGATTGGAGCTGCTTTACCTGGGCTGGGCCAGCACGCCGGGCGATCTGGCCGTGCTCGACCCGGACAGCGGCGTGCTGTTCGCGGGCGGGATGGTTTCCATTGGCCGCATCCCCGATATCCGTGACAGCGACTTCGAAGGCTGGCAGCGTGCACTGCGCGAACTCGCTGGATTTTGGCCTGCGCGCATCGTTCCCGGCTTCGGTCCGGTATCGGATCCGGGGGCGATAACCCAGACTGCCGCTTATCTGGATGCGCTCGACCAGACCGTCAAAACCCTTTACGCCGAAAGCTCCAGCCTGATGGAAGCGGTGGAAAAAGCGATCCTGCCGGCTTACCGCGACTGGTCGATGTACGCGACCACGCACCGGCAGAATGCATTGCATCGCTATCTGCAACTTGAGCTGCAGGACCTCGGCGCCGATCCGCGTTCCACAGCATTGCCGCAACGATGA
- a CDS encoding cytochrome c, whose translation MNIRTFTIACLASVLSILSAPLHAEGDAAAGKNKTAMCAGCHGIAGFRTAYPETYHVPKLGGQNAGYIVNALKAYKAGDRQHPTMRAIAASLSEQDMADLAAYYSGK comes from the coding sequence ATGAATATCCGCACTTTCACGATCGCCTGTCTTGCTTCCGTCCTGTCGATACTATCCGCTCCGCTGCACGCGGAAGGGGATGCCGCGGCAGGCAAGAACAAGACGGCCATGTGCGCCGGATGCCACGGCATCGCCGGGTTTCGCACCGCCTATCCGGAGACTTACCATGTACCCAAGCTCGGTGGACAGAATGCGGGCTACATCGTGAACGCATTGAAGGCCTACAAGGCCGGCGACCGCCAGCATCCGACCATGAGGGCGATTGCCGCCAGCCTGTCCGAGCAGGATATGGCCGACCTGGCTGCGTACTATTCGGGCAAGTAA
- a CDS encoding DUF1841 family protein, with protein sequence MFNPSRADARRFFFEAWGKYRSQAPLEGLERTAVEIILLHPEHHTLLDEAQRNLDRDFSPESGAINPFLHLSLHLAIAEQLSIDQPRGINAAYRELANRAASEHDALHVLLECLGEMVWRAQRDRAAPDEAAYLECIRCGLG encoded by the coding sequence ATGTTCAATCCGTCGCGCGCTGACGCTCGCCGTTTTTTCTTCGAGGCCTGGGGCAAGTATCGCTCGCAGGCGCCCCTGGAAGGACTGGAACGCACCGCTGTGGAGATCATCCTGCTGCACCCCGAGCACCATACTTTGCTCGACGAGGCGCAGCGCAACCTGGATCGGGACTTTTCCCCGGAGAGCGGCGCGATCAATCCCTTTCTGCATCTGTCACTGCACCTCGCAATCGCGGAGCAGTTGTCGATCGACCAGCCGCGCGGCATCAATGCCGCGTATCGTGAACTGGCCAACCGCGCCGCATCCGAACACGATGCCCTGCACGTGCTGCTGGAGTGTCTCGGTGAAATGGTGTGGCGCGCGCAGCGTGACCGCGCCGCGCCGGATGAAGCCGCCTATCTCGAATGCATCCGTTGCGGACTCGGATAG
- a CDS encoding quinoprotein dehydrogenase-associated SoxYZ-like carrier codes for MKICLRLAAAGLLAVLAIAPAYANEKAEPDPAQSPYWGPIRQLMFADRVINPDARDIIRVYLNVRADDASTVPVMVRAQIDQTEKEYIKSIYVIVERNPSPTAGVFHFTPDSGRAQVETRLRFEDYSFVRAVAEMNDGRLYMSQRWVKAAGGCSAPNGKKLSESLLGKMKLRFDDEAITYHKPNLVQLMIRHPNESPLAADFVEGQVPQFVRSVKVTFGGKPVLDAEVDFSLSDNPNFRFFFTPEEKGELKIEVEDTHDRKFSHSMDISEGVPMPGG; via the coding sequence ATGAAAATCTGTTTGCGCCTGGCGGCAGCCGGCCTTCTGGCCGTGCTTGCAATCGCGCCGGCTTACGCCAACGAAAAGGCCGAGCCGGATCCGGCGCAGAGCCCGTACTGGGGCCCGATCCGGCAACTCATGTTCGCCGACCGCGTCATCAATCCCGATGCGCGCGACATCATCCGCGTCTACCTGAACGTGCGTGCCGACGACGCTTCCACGGTTCCGGTGATGGTCAGGGCGCAGATCGACCAGACCGAAAAGGAATACATCAAATCGATTTACGTGATCGTGGAGCGCAATCCGTCGCCGACCGCAGGCGTCTTCCATTTCACCCCGGACAGCGGTCGCGCCCAGGTCGAGACGCGGCTGCGCTTCGAGGACTACAGCTTCGTCAGGGCGGTGGCCGAGATGAACGACGGAAGGTTGTACATGTCGCAGCGCTGGGTCAAGGCTGCGGGCGGCTGCTCTGCGCCCAACGGCAAAAAACTGTCGGAATCCCTGCTGGGCAAAATGAAGTTGCGTTTCGATGACGAGGCGATCACCTACCACAAGCCCAATCTGGTCCAGCTCATGATCCGCCACCCGAACGAATCGCCGCTCGCCGCGGATTTTGTAGAGGGCCAGGTACCCCAATTCGTGCGCAGCGTGAAGGTGACGTTTGGTGGCAAGCCGGTGTTGGATGCGGAGGTGGATTTTTCGCTGTCGGACAATCCGAACTTCCGCTTCTTCTTCACTCCCGAGGAAAAAGGGGAATTGAAGATCGAAGTGGAGGATACCCATGACCGCAAATTCAGCCATTCGATGGACATTTCCGAAGGCGTGCCGATGCCCGGCGGCTGA
- a CDS encoding quinoprotein relay system zinc metallohydrolase 2, translating into MHSPITTFAAVAIACLAAATADSAFAADTRSIANFDVTEVAPGNYVHYGSFDERSADNLGDNANIGFIVGDQCVLAVDAGGSLPVGRALRQAIRRVTPLPVCYVVLTHVHPDHFFGAAAFLDDHAQFIAHENYPAQLAARARSYVNSLQRDLGTAAAGSEIVGPTLLVRERLELDLGGRTVVMQAWPPAHTDDDLTVFDAPTRTLWLSDLLFVGHTPVIDGTITGFLAVMKDLRTIAADHYMPGHGRSDLPWPKALDAQQRYFTVILDETRAAIRSRKTIQQATDEVGLSEAGNWAAFDLFHRRNVTTAFAELEWE; encoded by the coding sequence ATGCATTCCCCGATCACAACCTTCGCCGCGGTAGCCATTGCGTGCCTTGCGGCAGCGACCGCGGACTCTGCTTTCGCTGCGGACACCCGGTCAATCGCAAATTTCGACGTTACCGAAGTCGCTCCCGGCAATTACGTTCACTACGGCAGTTTCGACGAACGCTCCGCGGACAATCTCGGCGACAACGCCAACATCGGTTTTATCGTCGGCGACCAATGCGTGCTGGCGGTCGATGCCGGCGGATCCCTGCCGGTGGGTCGTGCGTTGCGGCAGGCGATTCGCCGGGTCACGCCGCTGCCGGTCTGCTATGTCGTGCTGACCCATGTGCACCCGGATCATTTCTTTGGAGCCGCGGCCTTCCTCGATGATCATGCACAGTTCATCGCGCATGAAAACTATCCTGCGCAACTGGCCGCGCGCGCCCGTTCGTACGTGAACTCGCTACAACGCGACCTCGGCACGGCTGCGGCAGGATCGGAGATCGTCGGGCCGACGCTGCTGGTCAGGGAACGGCTGGAACTCGACCTCGGCGGCAGGACGGTCGTCATGCAGGCCTGGCCTCCGGCGCATACCGACGACGACCTGACGGTATTCGACGCGCCGACCCGCACGTTGTGGTTGTCCGATCTGCTGTTCGTCGGTCACACGCCGGTGATCGACGGCACCATCACCGGTTTCCTTGCCGTCATGAAGGATTTGCGCACCATTGCGGCGGATCACTACATGCCCGGCCATGGACGCAGCGACCTGCCGTGGCCGAAGGCGCTGGACGCACAGCAACGCTACTTCACGGTGATACTGGATGAAACCCGTGCCGCCATCCGCAGTCGCAAGACCATTCAGCAGGCCACCGACGAAGTCGGGCTTTCCGAAGCAGGCAACTGGGCGGCTTTCGACCTGTTCCATCGCCGCAATGTGACGACGGCCTTCGCCGAACTGGAATGGGAATAA
- the rsxB gene encoding electron transport complex subunit RsxB, which translates to MKPELIDVIDALLPQTQCTKCGYQGCRPYAEALAHGDADINQCPPGGAAGIRKLARLLGRPEKPLNPSNGSETARAAALIDESRCIGCMLCIEACPVDAIVGTAKRMHTVLTESCTGCELCLPPCPVDCIDMIDLDTLAQRGNRHAVLLAAQSVEDMAANARERFGFHEFRLARAIEERDQRLSEKALDKRLHLEPPPGSHDPDRKKAAVQAAIERARARRAG; encoded by the coding sequence GTGAAGCCCGAACTCATCGACGTTATCGACGCGCTGCTGCCGCAAACCCAGTGCACGAAATGCGGATATCAGGGCTGTCGTCCGTACGCGGAGGCCCTTGCCCACGGCGATGCCGACATCAATCAGTGCCCGCCGGGTGGTGCCGCGGGAATTCGCAAACTCGCGCGTCTGCTCGGCCGCCCGGAAAAACCACTCAACCCGTCGAACGGCTCGGAGACAGCACGCGCTGCCGCATTGATCGACGAGTCGCGCTGCATCGGCTGCATGCTGTGCATCGAGGCCTGCCCGGTCGATGCCATTGTCGGCACCGCGAAACGCATGCACACGGTGCTCACCGAGTCCTGTACCGGCTGCGAACTGTGTCTTCCGCCCTGTCCAGTGGATTGCATCGATATGATCGATCTGGATACGCTGGCGCAACGCGGCAATCGTCATGCCGTGTTGCTGGCGGCACAATCGGTCGAGGACATGGCAGCGAACGCGAGGGAGCGATTCGGTTTTCATGAGTTTCGCCTCGCGCGCGCGATCGAGGAGCGCGATCAGCGGCTGTCAGAGAAAGCGCTCGACAAGCGCTTGCACCTGGAGCCGCCGCCGGGCAGTCACGATCCCGATCGTAAGAAGGCCGCCGTGCAAGCCGCGATCGAGCGCGCCCGCGCGCGCCGCGCCGGGTAA
- the nth gene encoding endonuclease III gives MNSTKRTEIFRRLREANPAPTTELIYQTPFELLISVILSAQATDKSVNLATAQLFPLASTPQKILALGESGLTPYIQRIGLYRTKAKNVIATCALLVRKFGGDVPSNREDLESLPGVGRKTANVVLNTAFGQPTIAVDTHIFRVANRTGIAPGKNVVEVENRLLKFVPEEFRRDAHHWLILHGRYVCKARRPECPACLIRDLCEFKSKTKGDVQSVAR, from the coding sequence ATGAACTCGACGAAAAGAACAGAAATCTTCCGCAGGCTGCGAGAGGCCAATCCAGCGCCGACCACCGAACTCATCTATCAGACGCCGTTCGAGCTGCTGATCTCGGTCATCCTGTCGGCGCAAGCAACCGACAAGAGCGTCAACCTGGCCACCGCGCAGCTGTTTCCACTGGCCAGCACCCCGCAAAAAATCCTCGCGCTCGGCGAATCCGGACTAACGCCTTACATCCAGCGCATCGGACTGTATCGCACGAAGGCAAAGAACGTCATCGCGACTTGCGCCCTCCTGGTGAGAAAGTTCGGTGGCGACGTGCCGTCGAATCGCGAGGACCTCGAAAGCCTGCCGGGCGTCGGCAGAAAGACCGCGAACGTCGTCTTGAATACCGCTTTCGGCCAGCCGACGATCGCGGTAGATACCCATATCTTCCGCGTCGCCAATCGCACCGGCATCGCGCCGGGCAAGAACGTCGTCGAGGTGGAGAATCGCCTGCTGAAATTCGTGCCCGAGGAATTTCGACGCGATGCACACCATTGGCTGATCCTGCACGGGCGCTACGTCTGCAAGGCACGGCGGCCGGAATGTCCGGCCTGCTTGATCCGTGACCTCTGCGAGTTCAAGTCCAAGACCAAAGGCGATGTTCAATCCGTCGCGCGCTGA
- a CDS encoding cob(I)yrinic acid a,c-diamide adenosyltransferase: protein MANRLSKIYTRTGDAGTTGLGDGSRVAKDSLRIEAIGAVDELNSALGVLLAETIPDDVRAALHEVQHDLFDLGGELSIPGYTSVGPQHVTRLENELDRHNAALTPLKEFILPGGSRGAALCHVARAVCRRTERRVVSLSTAEQLSPSLQRYLNRLSDLLFVLCRVLNREAGVTDVYWQKGRNRNESA from the coding sequence ATGGCTAACCGCCTCAGCAAGATCTACACGCGCACCGGGGACGCCGGCACCACCGGCCTGGGCGACGGTTCGCGCGTCGCCAAGGACAGCCTGCGCATCGAGGCCATCGGTGCGGTCGACGAACTGAACAGCGCCCTTGGCGTCTTGCTGGCCGAGACGATTCCCGACGACGTACGCGCCGCTCTGCACGAAGTCCAGCACGACCTGTTCGACCTCGGCGGAGAGCTGAGCATTCCGGGCTATACCAGCGTCGGGCCGCAGCACGTGACGCGGTTGGAGAACGAATTGGACCGCCACAATGCCGCCCTGACGCCGCTCAAGGAATTCATCCTGCCCGGCGGATCGCGTGGCGCGGCCCTATGCCACGTCGCGCGCGCAGTATGCCGGCGGACGGAACGCCGGGTCGTCAGCCTGAGCACCGCCGAGCAGTTGTCGCCGTCGCTGCAACGCTATCTGAACCGCCTCTCGGATCTGCTGTTCGTACTTTGCCGTGTTCTCAACCGCGAGGCCGGCGTGACCGACGTCTACTGGCAAAAGGGCAGAAATCGCAATGAATCTGCCTGA